In a single window of the Aridibaculum aurantiacum genome:
- a CDS encoding sodium:solute symporter, translating into MKDIYTLLQPLDFAIVAAYLVILIAIGYWVSKKRNKEDNLFLAGRSLGWTSIGFTMWGTNVGPSMLIASASIGYTTGVVAGNFGWYAFPFIFLLAVVFAPRYLSAKVSTLPEFMGKRFGESTRSILAWYSIVTILISWLALTLYSGGILVSQILNFPLWLSILTLVLVSAFFAIAGGLKAIAYTNVFQMILLIVVSLIITVVGVMKVGGPVALFEKTPAHYWNLLLPMDDKNYPWLAIALGYPVMGVWFWCTDQSMVQSVLGAKNLKQGQLGANFTGWLKIFDVALFIIPGIVCFILFPNLKNPDEAYMTMVTQLFPSGMTGLVMAVLIAALVSTIDSALNSLSTVFTMDIYIKNYKPGATQNEINRIGRIVMMIGAAIAVALALGINSIKGLNLFDVFQAVLGFIAPPMSVVFLFGVLWKKTTTRAANFILSVGTIISIGTGILYLWVFPSNVYTFWPHFLLLSFYIFVVLAISAFVISYFDKNYTPVTQHQLAFAEAPKPSRRVMFSWAVLIIVMISLYVLFNGHG; encoded by the coding sequence ATGAAAGATATATACACCTTACTACAGCCTCTTGACTTCGCAATAGTAGCAGCTTATTTGGTGATACTAATAGCTATTGGCTATTGGGTTAGTAAGAAGCGCAACAAAGAAGATAACCTGTTTCTTGCCGGCCGTTCATTAGGCTGGACGAGCATAGGCTTTACCATGTGGGGTACCAATGTTGGTCCTTCTATGCTCATCGCTTCTGCAAGCATTGGTTATACAACCGGTGTAGTTGCAGGCAACTTTGGATGGTATGCGTTTCCGTTCATCTTCCTGTTAGCCGTTGTCTTTGCGCCACGTTACCTGAGTGCTAAAGTGTCTACCCTGCCAGAATTCATGGGCAAGCGTTTTGGCGAATCGACACGCAGTATTCTTGCATGGTATAGCATTGTTACCATACTCATATCATGGCTTGCACTTACACTTTATTCAGGTGGCATATTGGTAAGCCAGATACTCAACTTCCCTTTGTGGTTATCTATTCTTACACTGGTGCTCGTGTCTGCATTCTTTGCCATAGCAGGTGGATTAAAAGCCATCGCTTATACCAACGTCTTCCAGATGATTTTGCTGATCGTTGTATCACTTATCATCACGGTGGTAGGTGTGATGAAAGTTGGAGGGCCTGTAGCACTATTCGAAAAAACGCCAGCTCATTATTGGAACCTGTTGTTGCCAATGGATGACAAGAATTATCCTTGGCTCGCTATTGCATTGGGTTATCCTGTTATGGGTGTATGGTTCTGGTGCACCGATCAATCAATGGTGCAATCAGTACTTGGTGCAAAGAACCTGAAGCAGGGACAGCTGGGTGCCAACTTCACCGGCTGGTTGAAGATCTTCGATGTAGCGTTATTCATCATTCCCGGCATCGTATGTTTTATTTTATTTCCCAATCTTAAAAATCCTGATGAAGCATACATGACCATGGTTACACAACTGTTTCCATCTGGTATGACAGGATTGGTGATGGCCGTATTGATTGCTGCGCTTGTCAGCACCATCGATAGTGCACTCAACTCGCTCAGTACAGTCTTCACCATGGATATCTACATCAAAAACTACAAGCCTGGTGCTACTCAAAATGAGATCAATCGTATCGGCCGGATTGTAATGATGATAGGTGCTGCTATTGCTGTAGCATTAGCATTGGGCATCAACAGCATCAAAGGTTTAAACCTTTTCGATGTATTCCAGGCAGTGCTTGGTTTCATTGCGCCACCCATGTCAGTCGTGTTTCTCTTCGGTGTGCTTTGGAAAAAGACAACCACCCGTGCTGCCAACTTCATCTTATCGGTGGGAACAATCATAAGTATTGGCACCGGTATCTTGTACCTGTGGGTGTTCCCTTCTAATGTATACACCTTCTGGCCGCACTTCCTGTTGCTTTCGTTTTACATATTTGTCGTGCTTGCCATCTCTGCGTTTGTTATCAGTTATTTCGATAAAAATTACACACCTGTTACCCAGCACCAACTTGCATTTGCAGAAGCACCAAAGCCCAGCAGGCGCGTGATGTTTTCATGGGCTGTCCTCATCATAGTGATGATAAGCTTGTATGTGCTGTTTAATGGACATGGATAA
- a CDS encoding Gfo/Idh/MocA family protein, whose amino-acid sequence MLKLGILGLGEGRSTISAALQSGRYALKMICDAKEELCKQRAKEFDFHQYTTSYQQMLDDKEIDVVAIYTPDHLHAQHVKQALLHDKHVVCTKPFIDNLADAKELLELQEKSGKKVFIGQSSRFFEPAKRQRKDYEAGLLGELITVESHYHADHRWFLEKGWSLMQSFKWLYGGLSHPVDFIRWYLPNIEEVMGYGMVSSNGKTAGLKNEDTMHFIFKATDGRIARVSGVYTSPIQPAQRDSGMTVILRCTEGASQADYHELRYSVTDKTGEEKIIHWGDSTMKHYFRFEGQSHHAGEYQNYLEYFADSIEQGFTAYPDMQEGIGTIALLQAMDRSLQTGMPVKVDAILDEYGLTNEKLKMKN is encoded by the coding sequence ATGTTGAAATTAGGAATATTAGGTTTAGGCGAAGGTCGCAGCACCATCTCTGCTGCCTTACAAAGCGGCAGGTATGCACTAAAGATGATTTGCGATGCAAAGGAAGAATTATGTAAGCAGCGTGCTAAGGAATTTGATTTTCATCAATACACAACCAGCTACCAGCAGATGCTGGATGATAAAGAGATTGATGTTGTCGCTATCTATACACCTGATCATTTACATGCACAGCATGTGAAGCAGGCATTACTGCACGATAAGCATGTGGTATGTACCAAGCCTTTCATCGACAACCTGGCTGATGCAAAAGAGTTACTGGAGCTACAGGAAAAGTCAGGGAAGAAAGTTTTCATAGGTCAAAGCTCAAGATTCTTTGAGCCAGCTAAAAGACAACGCAAAGACTATGAAGCAGGCTTATTGGGAGAATTGATAACAGTGGAAAGTCACTACCATGCAGACCATCGTTGGTTCCTGGAAAAAGGTTGGTCGCTGATGCAGTCATTCAAATGGTTGTATGGAGGATTAAGTCATCCTGTAGATTTCATAAGATGGTACCTGCCCAACATAGAAGAAGTAATGGGTTACGGAATGGTGAGCAGCAATGGTAAAACAGCAGGTTTAAAAAATGAAGACACCATGCACTTCATCTTCAAAGCTACTGATGGTAGAATTGCAAGAGTGAGCGGTGTATATACCAGCCCCATTCAACCGGCACAACGCGATAGCGGCATGACCGTAATCTTAAGATGTACAGAAGGTGCCAGCCAGGCTGACTACCACGAGTTGCGCTATTCCGTTACAGATAAAACAGGTGAAGAAAAGATCATCCACTGGGGTGATAGCACCATGAAGCACTACTTCCGCTTCGAAGGTCAGAGCCATCACGCAGGTGAGTACCAGAACTACCTGGAATATTTTGCTGATAGTATTGAACAAGGCTTTACGGCTTATCCCGACATGCAGGAAGGAATCGGAACCATCGCATTATTACAAGCCATGGACAGGTCATTGCAAACAGGCATGCCTGTGAAAGTAGATGCGATATTGGATGAGTATGGATTAACAAATGAAAAATTAAAAATGAAAAATTAA